The following are encoded in a window of Cryptococcus neoformans var. neoformans B-3501A chromosome 13, whole genome shotgun sequence genomic DNA:
- a CDS encoding hypothetical protein (HMMPfam hit to tRNA_Me_trans, tRNA methyl transferase, score: 355.0, E(): 9.9e-104): protein MEELGLREGDHVTVGMSGGVDSATTLRILREFPIHLDVVFMRNWDPLLSESPPESSLSPSPISLAYPSGSTSNREQNLSPCQWERDWNDVLKVATQVGIPKDSIKLVDLSKEYWSRVFEPAVGVWERGGTPNPDVDCNREIKFGALLDALPKKDRHFLATGHYGRVAHAPLLSHPGPSRLLRAVDQSKDQTYYLSQMTEQQLSRAILPLGSLLKTDVRRLAEHWGLPNAKKEESMGVCFIGERGKFGDFISQYTSPPESGYLVNLSGERLAEHKGLWYYTIGQRARVANQLKPMFVAKKGVGEKGTDILVVPGSDHPMLLCKSVHTSDFHWIHRTFPRELLVKEPEKVGIQVRHRMNPVGGRIVIGGNVKDVTVEFNDPIVGVSPGQVVAIWHDGWCLGSGVIDGTKCEGENMSGGDGVRWECE, encoded by the exons ATGGAGGAACTCGGTCTGAGAGAAGGTGATCACG TAACTGTGGGTATGTCGGGTGGGGTCGACTCTGCAACAACGTTGCGAATATTACGAGAGTTT CCCATCCATCTTGACGTTGTATTCATGCGCAATTGGGACCCTCTACTATCTGAATCGCCTCCTGAATCTTCTTTGTCGCCATCTCCCATATCTCTAGCATACCCTTCGGGCTCAACCTCGAACAGAGAGCAGAATCTTTCTCCTTGCCAATGGGAGCGAGATTGGAATGATGTCCTAAAAGTGGCTACACAAGTTGGGATCCCAAAGGACTCGATCAAGCTTGTAGATCTGTCGAAGGAGTATTGGAGTAGAGTGTTTGAGCCCGCAGTGGGAGTATGGGAGAGGGGGGGAACGCCTAACCCAGATGTGGATTGTAATAG AGAGATCAAGTTTGGTGCTCTGTTGGATGCCTTGCCAAAGAAAGACAGGCATTTCCTTGCAACGGGTCATTATGGCCGTGTTGCTCACGCCCCTCTACTATCGCATCCAGGACCTTCAAGGCTTCTACGAGCAGTGGATCAATCCAAAGATCAAACCTATTACCTCTCTCAAATGACCGAACAACAGCTATCTCGC GCAATTCTTCCACTCGGAAGTTTATTAAAAACCGACGTCAGACGACTGGCAGAGCATTGGGGTTTACCAAAcgcaaagaaggaagagtctATGGGCGTGTGTTTCATTGGGGAGCGGGGAAAGTTTGGAGATTTCATCT CGCAATACACGTCCCCACCTGAATCAGGCTATCTTGTTAACCTTTCCGGTGAGCGCTTGGCAGAGCACAAGGGACTCTGGTACTACACCATTGGCCAACGGGCGAGGGTTGCGAATCAGTTGAAACCCATGTTTGTTGCAAAAAAAGGCGtaggggagaaggggacTGATATATTAGTCGTCCCGGGATC GGACCATCCGATGTTGCTCTGCAAAAGTGTTCATACCTCCGATTTCCACTGGATACATCGCACATTCCCACGAGAATTACTTGTGAAAGAACCGGAGAAAGTGGGGATACAAGTCAGGCATAGGATGAATCCTGTTGGCGGTCGAATCGTCATAGGTGGTAACGTCAAGGA TGTGACTGTAGAGTTCAATGATCCGATCGTCGGCGTGAGCCCTGGACAAGTCGTAGCCATCTGGCATGATGGTTGGTGTCTTGGAAGTGGGGTCATCGACGGTACAAAATGTGAAGGGGAAAATATGAGCGGGGGGGACGGGGTGAGATGGGAGTGTGAATGA
- a CDS encoding hypothetical protein (HMMPfam hit to Asparaginase, Asparaginase, score: 66.2, E(): 8.5e-17), which translates to MTGQQTAKRRSVLMIGTGGTIASETTASGLAPLRQDTFFRRIRQHPSLTSPLQFSSTSVSFSSPVITTVIDKNIKYPKLVTPELDDEGRDVEYEILDLNRHMDSSEMTPAEWNKIAALVYQNWDGYDGFVILSGTDTLAYTAAILSFLFKDAGKPIIVTGAQIPLSRPRSDGWTNILDSLFVAGVLPYAGVGIVFNHQVMHGTRATKTSPNLFAAFTTPCIPPLINLNVKITLDSTLSLAPRSITPPAPLIALNADPTVLSVHIYPGLTGSLLSAQIATVPTCKAVILSAYGSGNLPLDMENGVLEALKKMVEREVLVVVISQCAIPNIYPLYTQGRTLLDIGVLPGYDLTHEAAFAKLIWLVSRPDLTFEQRQELFETPLVGEMSVTSRLPKTYVEKQAWKDPPYSYYEIAPDP; encoded by the exons ATGACAGGTCAACAAACAGCTAAAAGACGAAGTGTGCTGATGATCGGTACGGGCGGTACCATCGCCTCTGAAACAACCGCAAGCGGTCTCGCACCT CTCCGACAAGACACATTCTTCCGCCGTATCCGACAGCATCCTTCGCTCACTTCCCCTCTTCAgttctcctccacctccgtctccttctcttccccagTCATCACCACGGTCATCGACAAGAACATCAAGTACCCTAAACTGGTCACCCCAGAactggatgatgaaggtcGGGATGTTGAGTATGAGATTCTGGATTTGAATAGACATATGGACAGTAGTGAGATGACGCCTGCAGAGTGGAATAAGATTGCGGCGCTGGTATATCAGAATTGGGACGGGTATGATGGGTTTGTCATTTTGTCTGGGACCGATACTCTG GCGTACACCGCGGCTATCTTATCATTCTTGTTCAAAGATGCGGGGAAACCAATCATCGTCACTGGAGCTCAAATCCCTCTCTCTCGACCGAGATCAGATGGTTGGACGAATATTCTCGATTCGCTCTTCGTCGCTGGCGTCTTGCCTTATGCCGGTGTGGGCATCGTTTTCAACCACCAAGTAATGCATGGTACCAG GGCAACCAAGACCAGCCCAAACCTCTTTGCCGCATTCACCACGCCCTGTATCCCCCCACTCATCAACCTCAATGTCAAAATTACTCTTGACTCCACTCTATCCCTTGCCCCACGATCTATTACACCCCCCGCACCACTCATCGCCCTCAATGCTGACCCTACCGTCCTCTCCGTCCATATCTATCCCGGCCTCACCGGTTCACTTCTCTCCGCGCAAATTGCCACCGTTCCCACTTGCAAAGCTGTCATTCTCTCAGCTTATGGTTCGGGTAACTTGCCTCTCGACATGGAGAATGGAGTTTTGGAGGCATTGAAAAAGATGGTAGAGCGAGAAGTGCTGGTGGTCGTCATTTCACAATGTGCGATACCGAATATTTACCCGCTGTATACCCAGGGAAGGACGCTTCTGGATATCG GGGTCTTGCCGGGTTATGACTTGACGCACGAGGCGGCCTTTGCAAAACTCATCTGGCTTGTGTCAAGGCCCGATTTGACATTCGAACAGAGACAAGAGTTGTTCGAGACGCCATTGGTCGGAGAGATGTCTGT GACCAGCCGCTTACCCAAGACGTACGTAGAGAAGCAAGCTTGGAAGGATCCGCCGTACTCGTACTATGAAATTGCACCAGACCCATAA
- a CDS encoding hypothetical protein (Match to ESTs gb|CF191307.1|CF191307, gb|CF191306.1|CF191306), with product MPAPPSTLILVLDTHPLSWHLLAHLPPAPPLPDNKILDNATSSPTSLDQFITILTVFLNAHLASKWGNEVVVYTASAGKAELIYPPSNEKIRQRGEGAKPSANMYRPFQILDQGIEEGLKEVVREEEGKLNTEGAGFINQPPAMVSALTKALCFINRRISPSVPTDPTALPLSSDPNSGTSDTSGGLLPSKEVRILVINATPGAAVGGRADPDGRPGGGDGAEKENGDANEEERKNQRRQQRMRGGYVGLMNCVFAAQKAAKSPDRYPVPSSIDDRFFPSRLLATSRPSDGWSVLAMEWKRRFAPVSSRTVYTSHHLLSDITRSSPRHKTLSTFVQCVSVITGRWTWDSYVACVSPSSANQNPSVQCVKHGFLSSPFPDSGHWPG from the exons ATGCCGGCCCCCCCCTCCAcgctcatcctcgtcctcgacaCCCACCCCCTCTCCTGGCACCTCCTCGCCCATCTCCCCCCAGCGCCCCCCCTGCCCGACAACAAGATCCTCGACAATGCCACATCATCCCCGACATCGCTCGACCAGttcatcaccatcctcaccgTCTTTCTCAACGCCCATCTCGCAAGCAAATGGGGCAATGAAGTCGTCGTCTATACTGCATCCGCCGGAAAGGCCGAGCTGATCTACCCGCCTTCAAACGAGAAGATACGGCaaaggggagaaggggcaAAGCCGAGTGCGAATATGTACAGGCCGTTCCAGATTTTGGATCAGgggattgaagaagggctAAAAGAAGTTgtgagggaggaagagggaaagtTGAATACCGAAGGCGCCGGGTTTATAAACCAACCTCCCGCCATGGTCTCGGCGCTCACTAAAGCTCTCTGCT TCATTAACCGACGGATATCACCTTCAGTCCCTACAGATCCAACAGCCCTCCCACTATCTTCAGACCCAAATAGCGGCACTTCGGATACTTCTGGTGGCCTTTTACCAAGTAAAGAAGTTCGGATATTAGTTATAAACGCTACTCCCGGAGCTGCCGTGGGAGGCCGAGCGGATCCTGATGGTCGTCCAGGAGGAGGCGATGgagcggagaaggaaaatggGGATGCaaacgaagaagaacggAAAAATCAGAGACGGCAACAACGCATGCGCGGTGGTTATGTCGGACTGATGAACTGTGTCTTTGCCGCTCAAAAAGCTGCAA AAAGTCCCGATCGATATCCTgtcccttcctccatcgACGATCGATTCTTCCCCTCCCGTCTTCTTGCAACAAGCCGCCCATCTGACGGATGGAGTGTATTGGCAATGgaatggaagaggcggtTTGCTCCAGTATCTTCACGTAC AGTATATACCTCACACCACCTTCTCTCCGACATAACCCGTTCGTCACCCCGCCACAAGACGCTGTCAACTTTCGTGCAGTGTGTTTCTGTCATCACAGGACGTTGGACGTGGGATTCGTATGTAGCGTGTGTCTCTCCA TCTTCTGCGAACCAAAACCCATCTGTGCAATGTGTAAAACACGGTTTCCTATCAAGTCCATTCCCAGACTCCGGACACTGGCCGGGCTGA
- a CDS encoding hypothetical protein (HMMPfam hit to rve, Integrase core domain, score: 155.3, E(): 1.3e-43) produces the protein MVVVLDYVTVAKFISDRLLRDGGLKLSTREDFPTWNDSIMSALTYARVRHYIDLPSPQSTVECPMDSLGSTKSTEITPGTFDVDIDQLIRESIRETLVISLRPNYSHYTTAATLYAALVRDFGEFGPEQLYSKVCALVDTVCTADTDIATWLGTMGSLARDLTAMELTVDKLLCALYLRGLPSRFDTFVTSVLSGTSNLSGSNLKSDALRAAILNFDTAQKRGGSTQALAAQGPSARGPSARYPCHICRAPDHWAPDCPQENKKTRGRRRHRKPTASVSSISAAESSVGHGQIAVASPKAPVTLFNRLTTTVRSLFVQHPLLSQCSSEWILDSGASESMTGDRSWLQDLHRISPITITVANGGSLTANEAGTAVFLNHLSMANGHSDILYHGESVLRARLRNNSWVLDVCRPPCPPSGQSISLPAVIDPTSPPAFVRVSVVSAPIDIWHRRLSHLSLPSLRRLLSDLSVGGRLVAGPSSSVCQGCVQGKITRPPFPSSDTRADSPLALVHTDLCDMGVQSEGQARYMLVLVDDWSRYTWAYFVRHKNDVLSCFMRWLPLVERSYQRQLRTLRTDNGGEFVNAAFSEYLAMRGIRHETTVPYSSQQNGVAERANRTIVERTVAILSETRLPSSLWAEVMQTVVYLKNRSPSRSVPSTPYQILHARPPNLAHLRVIGCAAWVLLPKHKRPHKLAPRAYLCCMLGYSLEQKAYRLWDPAARQLVISRDVVFDETQFPFASAHPPDISSFQRLLSETPPRNVSAVGDDDDGDGSDGGGGSDGGGGSDGGTGGDVGDVGDVGDVGDGGDGGDGGDGGDGGDGGDGGDGGDGGNPGRDDYNNEDNDLDSPERSSSSGILDGGDGAGDINTPAGPRGDSETSGVPPDHRFWYYVPGDAPPVERSPLPPPDSSLPRTRSGRPVKPPERLSLFTSSEPLTTCSSYESDLDTYLGHPGNPSYHPSDIRLPAGALGMPIHAFVTQALDNVSQEPRSWRSAMASPQASDWRAAADDEMASLIKAQVFHYVPRSSLPPQSKVVSCKWVFKVKRHADGSIERYKARLCARGFDQVAGVDYEETFAPVAKFQSIRVILALAAHHDLELHQMDVKTAFLYGKLEEDVYLDQPEGYDTKPGMVWKLDKALYGLKQAPRAWYQELHSTLTSLGFIRTYSDYSVYVRGQGSSYIVVGVYVDDLTIAARQLSVMDEFKTQMSLQVKRDRSARTLHLSQQHYIETILERFNVSDLRPTKSPLPSNTLLSPRTPDDPPCDRNRYLQALGSLMYAMLGTRGDLSFSIGLLSRFANDPSEIHWRALLHSLRYLHHTRHLGITFAYHPDGTGLEGFADADHGTSDISTRRSVSGYVFRLCGGAVSWQSKRQPCTALATGDAEYMALSHAAKELVWLRQLLWEIGFPVSGPTPLHGDNKAALTIAQNPVAHTRCKQIDIRFHHLRDLVSQHHLRLAYLPTHQMVADGLTKPLAPGRMNGFLKLFGIVEPSK, from the exons ATGGTGGTCGTCCTTGACTATGTTACCGTGGCCAAATTTATCTCCGATCGTCTCCTTCGTGACGGAGGGCTGAAGCTGTCCACTCGCGAAGATTTCCCTACATGGAACGACAGCATCATGTCCGCGTTGACCTATGCCCGAGTTCGTCACTACATAGATTTGCCTTCGCCCCAGTCTACCGTTGAGTGTCCCATGGACTCCCTAGGCTCTACCAAGTCCACTGAAATCACCCCAGGTACCTTTGATGTGGATATTGATCAACTCATCCGCGAAAGCATTAGAGAGACCCTCGTCATTTCCCTCCGTCCCAACTATAGTCATTACACCACTGCTGCTACCCTATATGCCGCTTTGGTCCGTGACTTTGGCGAGTTTGGTCCTGAACAGCTATACTCTAAAGTATGTGCCCTTGTTGACACAGTATGCACTGCGGACACCGATATCGCCACGTGGCTTGGGACCATGGGCTCTCTGGCTCGCGATCTCACAGCAATGGAACTCACTGTCGACAAATTACTCTGTGCACTCTACCTTCGTGGCCTTCCTTCCCGGTTTGACACCTTTGTCACCTCTGTGCTGTCTGGTACCTCTAATCTGTCCGGCTCCAACCTCAAATCTGACGCCTTGCGCGCTGCTATCCTCAACTTTGATACCGCTCAAAAGCGGGGTGGCTCTACTCAAGCCCTCGCTGCTCAAGGTCCGTCTGCTCGCGGTCCGTCTGCTCGCTATCCTTGCCATATTTGCCGTGCTCCCGATCACTGGGCGCCTGATTGCCCTCAGGAAAACAAGAAAACTCGTGGTCGGCGCCGACATCGCAAGCCCACTGCATCTgtctcctccatttccgCTGCTGAATCGTCCGTTGGTCATGGTCAGATCGCTGTCGCGTCTCCCAAGGCTCCCGTCACCCTCTTCAATCGTCTTACTACCACCGTTCGGTCTCTCTTTGTCCAGCATCCACTGCTCTCGCAATGTTCCTCTGAGTGGATTCTGGACAGCGGTGCATCTGAAAGCATGACCGGTGACCGATCCTGGCTACAAGACCTTCACCGCATCTCTCCGATAACCATAACTGTCGCCAATGGCGGTTCATTGACTGCCAATGAAGCGGGCACAGCTGTTTTCCTCAACCACC TTTCCATGGCGAATGGCCACAGTGACATTCTCTATCACGGCGAATCTGTTCTGCGCGCGCGCTTGCGCAACAACAGTTGGGTTCTCGATGTGTGTCGTCCGCCTTGTCCTCCCTCCGGTCAATCGATCTCTCTTCCGGCTGTCATTGACCCAACCTCGCCTCCCGCTTTCGTCAGGGTAAGCGTCGTGAGTGCCCCGATTGACATCTGGCACCGACGcctttctcatctttcGCTGCCCTCTCTCCGTCGCCTGTTGTCCGACCTTAGTGTCGGTGGTCGCCTTGTCGCGGGGCCCTCGTCTTCTGTCTGCCAAGGGTGCGTCCAAGGGAAAATCACCCGtcctcccttcccatccaGCGATACCCGTGCTGACtctcctcttgcccttgtGCACACAGATCTCTGTGACATGGGTGTCCAGAGTGAGGGTCAGGCTCGCTATATGCTGGTGCTCGTGGATGACTGGTCCCGCTATACCTGGGCGTACTTTGTTAGACATAAGAACGATGTATTATCCTGCTTTATGCGCTGGCTACCGCTTGTCGAACGCAGCTATCAACGTCAACTGCGCACTCTGCGAACTGACAACGGTGGAGAGTTTGTCAACGCTGCGTTTTCCGAGTACCTGGCCATGCGTGGGATTCGCCACGAGACGACTGTTCCCTACAGTTCACAACAAAATGGAGTTGCTGAACGTGCCAACCGAACTATCGTCGAACGTACTGTGGCTATCCTTTCTGAAACTCGGCTACCTTCCAGTCTTTGGGCTGAAGTGATGCAGACTGTTGTCTATCTCAAGAACCGCTCCCCCTCCCGTTCCGTCCCATCGACTCCCTACCAAATTTTACATGCTCGCCCTCCCAACCTCGCCCATCTTCGCGTCATTGGTTGTGCTGCCTgggttcttcttcccaagcaTAAACGCCCTCACAAATTAGCGCCCCGAGCCTATCTCTGTTGCATGCTTGGTTACTCTCTTGAACAGAAGGCTTATCGGCTCTGGGACCCTGCTGCCCGCCAACTTGTCATCTCGCGCGACGTTGTCTTTGACGAGACCCAGTTTCCTTTCGCATCTGCTCATCCCCCCGacatttcctccttccagcGCCTACTTTCGGAAACTCCACCGCGAAATGTCTCTGCTgttggggatgatgatgatggcgatggtAGTgatggcggtggtggtagtGATGGCGGCGGTGGTAGTGATGGTGGTACTGGCGGTGATGTCGGTGATGTCGGTGATGTCGGTGATGTCGGCGATGGCGGTGATGGCGGTGATGGCGGTGATGGCGGTGATGGCGGTGATGGCGGTGATGGCGGTGATGGCGGTGATGGCGGTAACCCCGGACGTGATGATTACAACAATGAGGATAATGATCTCGATTCTCCCGAACGTTCTAGCAGCTCTGGTATCCTTGATGGCGGTGATGGCGCTGGTGATATCAATACTCCTGCAGGTCCTCGCGGTGA CTCTGAAACTTCTGGTGTACCACCTGACCACCGTTTCTGGTACTATGTCCCAGGTGACGCTCCTCCCGTTGAGCGGTCTCCACTGCCTCCGCCTGATTCATCGCTGCCGCGCACTCGCTCCGGTCGACCTGTCAAACCTCCTGAACGGCTGAGTCTATTCACCTCATCAGAACCTCTCACCACCTGCTCATCCTACGAGTCTGATCTCGACACTTATCTAGGTCATCCAGGCAACCCCAGCTATCACCCCTCTGATATTCGTCTGCCAGCCGGTGCTCTAGGCATGCCCATCCATGCCTTTGTCACTCAAGCTCTTGACAATGTCTCTCAGGAACCACGCTCCTGGCGATCTGCCATGGCTAGCCCTCAGGCTTCGGACTGGCGAGCAGCTGCTGATGACGAGATGGCCTCACTAATCAAAGCGCAGGTTTTCCATTATGTTCCGCGCTCCTCTTTACCTCCTCAGTCCAAGGTCGTCTCATGCAAGTGGGTGTTCAAGGTGAAGCGCCACGCCGATGGCTCAATCGAACGGTACAAAGCTCGTTTATGTGCACGTGGCTTTGATCAAGTTGCTGGTGTTGACTATGAGGAAACCTTTGCCCCTGTAGCTAAGTTCCAATCCATCCGTGTCATTCTCGCGTTAGCTGCTCACCATGACCTAGAACTCCATCAGATGGATGTCAAAACTGCTTTCCTGTATGGTAAGCTCGAAGAAGACGTATATCTGGATCAACCTGAGGGGTACGACACTAAGCCGGGCATGGTATGGAAGCTGGATAAAGCGCTATATGGTTTAAAACAAGCTCCCCGTGCTTGGTACCAGGAACTGCACTCTACACTGACGTCCTTAGGCTTCATTCGCACCTACTCCGACTACTCTGTTTATGTTCGAGGTCAAGGTTCCTCCTACATTGTTGTTGGCGTGTACGTTGACGACCTCACGATTGCTGCACGACAGCTGTCTGTGATGGATGAGTTTAAGACCCAAATGA GTCTCCAAGTGAAACGCGACCGCTCGGCGCGCACTCTGCATCTTTCCCAACAGCATTACATTGAAACAATTCTCGAACGTTTCAATGTTTCAGATCTTCGTCCTACCAAGAGTCCGTTACCATCCAACACCCTCCTATCTCCTCGTACACCAGATGACCCCCCGTGTGATCGAAATCGGTACCTTCAGGCTCTGGGCTCGTTGATGTATGCCATGTTGGGCACTCGGGGCgacctttccttttctatTGGATTACTGTCACGGTTTGCTAATGACCCCTCAGAGATCCACTGGCGAGCCCTTCTACACTCCCTGCGGTATTTGCACCATACTCGGCATCTGGGCATCACTTTTGCTTATCATCCCGACGGTACAGGACTCGAAGGCTTCGCCGACGCTGACCATGGCACCAGTGATATCTCCACTCGTCGGTCCGTCAGCGGCTACGTGTTTCGCCTCTGTGGCGGAGCAGTGAGTTGGCAATCGAAGCGACAGCCCTGCACTGCACTCGCTACGGGTGATGCCGAATACATGGCGCTGTCTCACGCGGCGAAGGAATTAGTTTGGCTTCGGCAGCTACTATGGGAGATTGGTTTTCCCGTGAGTGGCCCGACTCCCCTGCATGGTGATAACAAAGCTGCTCTCACTATTGCTCAAAATCCAGTTGCACACACGCGTTGCAAACAAATCGACATTCGTTTCCACCACTTACGTGATCTTGTCTCCCAACATCATCTACGCCTAGCCTATTTGCCCACGCACCAAATGGTTGCTGATGGACTAACCAAACCTCTGGCACCCGGCCGAATGAATGGCTTTCTCAAATTATTTGGCATCGTTGAACCCTCTAAATAG